From the Spiroplasma chrysopicola DF-1 genome, one window contains:
- the pstB gene encoding phosphate ABC transporter ATP-binding protein PstB yields MDARSFLKRPSFDSSDNNPNLIEVKNVNFFYKGNKQALYNISMNIKENTVTAFIGPSGCGKSTLLRLFNRMNDMEPKTVFEGEILINGKNIYDADTDIVKLRTDIGMVFQKPAPFPMSIYDNVAYGPRNQGVKDKKLLNSLVVDSLKKAALWDEVKDNLKDSAFALSGGQQQRLCIARAIAMKPKILLMDEPTSALDPISTSKIEELIQELKKDFTIIIVTHHMQQAARVADYTAFFLKGELIEYNKTKIIFSHPANKKTEKYITGRFE; encoded by the coding sequence ATGGACGCAAGAAGTTTTTTAAAAAGACCATCTTTTGATTCATCGGATAATAATCCTAATTTAATTGAAGTTAAAAATGTTAACTTTTTCTATAAGGGAAATAAGCAAGCATTATATAATATTTCAATGAATATTAAGGAAAATACCGTTACCGCTTTTATTGGACCATCTGGATGTGGTAAATCAACTTTATTAAGATTATTTAACCGGATGAATGATATGGAACCAAAAACAGTTTTTGAAGGGGAAATTTTGATTAATGGGAAAAATATCTATGATGCTGATACAGATATTGTTAAATTACGAACAGATATTGGCATGGTATTTCAAAAACCAGCCCCTTTTCCAATGTCAATTTACGATAATGTTGCTTATGGTCCACGTAATCAAGGGGTTAAAGATAAAAAATTATTAAATAGCTTAGTTGTTGATAGTTTAAAAAAAGCAGCACTATGAGATGAAGTGAAAGATAATTTAAAAGATTCCGCCTTTGCTTTATCTGGGGGTCAGCAACAAAGATTATGCATTGCTCGGGCAATTGCGATGAAACCAAAGATTTTATTAATGGATGAACCAACTAGTGCCTTAGATCCAATTTCAACTTCCAAAATTGAAGAATTAATTCAAGAGTTAAAAAAAGATTTTACAATTATCATTGTTACCCATCATATGCAACAAGCAGCGCGGGTAGCTGATTACACCGCTTTTTTCCTAAAAGGGGAATTAATTGAATATAATAAAACAAAAATTATTTTTTCCCATCCAGCCAATAAAAAAACGGAAAAATATATTACTGGTCGCTTTGAGTAA
- the phoU gene encoding phosphate signaling complex protein PhoU: MSVRVENDLLQIKQIVIDMIKITTHQYEDMLLSIQKNDFELAQAVIKMDETINRMEEAFIDVSLWKIAKQQMVASDLRRAVGFISIVREVERIADYAKNVCRYFIKYMPSNKLVHYLEELVAKVIEMLSEVSKIFEEEKIELAYNMPKYDVELDRIFKKENNELIEKIRDVKTKEEIKVITSTMQQLKYIERAGLHIISITELLIFIIEGRTYDLETPI; this comes from the coding sequence ATGAGTGTTAGAGTAGAAAATGACTTATTACAAATTAAACAAATTGTAATTGATATGATAAAAATTACTACCCATCAATATGAAGATATGCTATTGAGTATTCAAAAAAATGATTTTGAATTAGCTCAAGCGGTAATTAAAATGGATGAAACAATTAACCGGATGGAAGAAGCTTTTATTGATGTGTCATTATGGAAAATTGCCAAGCAACAAATGGTAGCCAGTGATTTACGCCGTGCTGTTGGTTTTATTTCAATTGTCCGGGAAGTGGAACGAATTGCTGATTATGCCAAAAATGTTTGTCGTTATTTCATTAAATATATGCCATCAAATAAATTAGTTCACTACTTAGAAGAATTAGTGGCAAAAGTAATTGAAATGCTTTCCGAAGTTTCAAAAATTTTTGAGGAAGAAAAAATTGAATTAGCTTATAATATGCCAAAGTATGATGTTGAATTAGATCGTATCTTTAAAAAAGAAAATAATGAATTAATTGAAAAAATTCGTGATGTTAAAACAAAAGAAGAAATTAAAGTTATTACATCAACAATGCAACAATTAAAATATATTGAACGAGCTGGTTTACATATTATTAGTATTACTGAACTATTAATTTTCATTATTGAAGGAAGAACATACGATTTAGAAACACCAATTTAA
- a CDS encoding phospho-sugar mutase: protein MSYIDNLNLWKNAKNLEPQLAAQFKAMSEQELLEAFSSDLEFGTAGLRGLIGPGTGKMNLYTIRRATLAFLQFLQTKYSLTDLKEKGVVIGHDNRHFSEQFAQEVADIFASNGIKAILFHNNDLRPTPMVSYTIRKIGATAGVIITASHNSREYNGYKIYDHNGSQFLPVDTDIIGENYLKIKGEVFTLSLNPRAELLTFVPQTVEENYVEDVKAMQFYPDQKRNIKIVFSNLHGTSKDWTPRILRECGYDVIIVEEQFNNDPDFTYAPNPNPELAECFDLPIKYAQQHDADIIILNDPDADRLGIGIRQADNSYYLMTGNETAPVLLEYLFSHYQKNNRLPKNGVMYNTFVTGNLSDKVAESYGIEVVKTLTGFKWIGDQMAKAPSQNRTFLFGFEEAYGYVLKDIVRDKDGIQASLVIAEACWYYHNLGKSFLDVLNEQYEKFGYYYCNTVNLVRTGVEGPQIIKGMLKTLREKTLPALHGITCVKKEDYLTGLYNMPGQDLLKFYFADGSWFAVRASGTEPKIKFYFVCVDKSTQQAKTKMELMYQELAEKYLNN from the coding sequence ATGTCTTATATTGATAATTTAAATTTATGAAAAAATGCTAAAAATTTAGAACCACAACTGGCGGCGCAATTCAAAGCAATGTCAGAACAAGAATTACTGGAAGCCTTTAGTAGTGATTTAGAATTTGGAACTGCTGGGTTACGAGGTTTAATTGGTCCTGGAACAGGGAAAATGAACTTATATACAATTCGTCGCGCAACCTTGGCATTTTTACAATTTTTACAAACAAAATATTCACTGACTGATTTAAAAGAAAAAGGAGTTGTAATTGGTCATGATAACCGTCATTTTTCTGAGCAATTTGCCCAAGAAGTGGCTGATATTTTTGCTTCAAATGGGATAAAAGCAATTTTATTTCATAACAATGACTTACGCCCAACACCAATGGTTTCATATACAATTCGCAAAATTGGGGCAACTGCTGGAGTAATTATTACGGCGAGTCATAATTCTCGTGAATATAATGGTTATAAAATTTATGACCATAATGGAAGCCAATTTTTACCAGTTGATACTGATATAATTGGGGAAAATTATTTGAAAATTAAAGGAGAAGTTTTTACTTTAAGTCTTAATCCGAGAGCCGAACTGTTAACATTTGTCCCCCAAACAGTTGAAGAAAATTACGTTGAGGATGTTAAAGCAATGCAATTTTACCCAGATCAAAAACGCAATATTAAAATTGTTTTTTCAAATCTGCATGGAACAAGTAAAGACTGAACACCACGGATTTTAAGAGAATGTGGTTATGATGTTATTATAGTAGAGGAACAGTTTAATAATGATCCCGATTTTACTTATGCTCCAAATCCAAATCCAGAACTAGCGGAGTGTTTTGATTTACCAATTAAATATGCCCAACAACACGATGCTGATATTATAATTTTAAATGACCCTGATGCTGATCGGTTAGGAATTGGAATTCGCCAAGCCGATAATTCATATTATTTGATGACGGGAAATGAAACAGCACCAGTATTATTAGAATATTTATTCTCACACTATCAAAAAAATAATAGGTTACCAAAAAATGGGGTTATGTATAATACTTTTGTAACTGGAAATTTATCAGATAAAGTGGCAGAAAGTTATGGGATTGAAGTTGTTAAAACTTTAACTGGTTTTAAATGGATTGGTGATCAAATGGCGAAAGCACCAAGCCAAAATAGAACATTTTTATTTGGTTTTGAAGAGGCATATGGTTATGTTTTAAAAGATATTGTTCGTGATAAAGATGGGATTCAAGCATCATTAGTTATTGCTGAAGCATGCTGATATTATCATAACTTAGGAAAATCATTTTTAGATGTTTTAAATGAACAATACGAAAAATTTGGTTACTACTATTGTAATACAGTTAATTTAGTACGAACTGGTGTCGAAGGTCCTCAAATTATTAAAGGGATGTTAAAAACACTACGTGAAAAAACACTACCAGCTTTACATGGAATTACGTGTGTTAAAAAAGAAGATTATTTAACGGGATTATATAATATGCCTGGACAAGATTTATTAAAATTTTATTTTGCTGATGGTAGCTGATTTGCTGTTCGTGCGAGTGGGACTGAACCAAAAATTAAATTCTATTTTGTTTGTGTTGATAAAAGTACACAACAAGCAAAAACAAAGATGGAGTTAATGTACCAAGAATTAGCAGAAAAATATTTAAACAATTAA